A genomic segment from Nodularia sphaerocarpa UHCC 0038 encodes:
- a CDS encoding TRC40/GET3/ArsA family transport-energizing ATPase: MRVILMTGKGGVGKTSVAAATGLRCAELGYRTLVLSTDPAHSLADSFDLEMGHAPREIRSNLWGAELDALQELEGNWGAVKRYITQVLQARGLEGVQAEELAILPGMDEIFGLVRMKRHYDEGEFDVLIIDSAPTGTALRLLSLPEIGGWYMRRFYKPFQNISVALRPLVEPFFKPIVGFSLPDKEVMDAPYEFYEQIEALEKVLTDNTQTSVRLVTNPEKMVIKESLRAHAYLSLYNVATDLVIANRIIPQEVQDPFFQRWKENQQQYRQEIHDNFLPLPVKEVPLFSEEMCGLAALERLKETLYKDEDPTQIYYKETTMKVVQVDKQYSLEIYLPGIAKNQIQLSKNGDELNITIGNHRRNLVLPQALAALQPGGAKMEEDYLKIRFSDHVKN; the protein is encoded by the coding sequence ATGCGAGTAATTTTGATGACAGGCAAAGGTGGCGTAGGCAAAACCTCCGTTGCAGCCGCTACTGGGCTGCGTTGTGCGGAACTAGGCTATCGCACACTGGTTTTGAGTACAGATCCTGCTCACTCTTTAGCAGACAGTTTCGACTTAGAAATGGGACACGCACCGCGAGAAATTCGCTCGAATTTGTGGGGTGCAGAACTCGACGCACTGCAAGAACTAGAGGGAAATTGGGGTGCTGTGAAGCGTTACATCACCCAAGTTTTACAAGCCAGGGGTTTAGAAGGAGTTCAAGCAGAAGAATTAGCCATCTTACCAGGTATGGATGAGATTTTCGGCTTGGTAAGGATGAAACGCCACTACGACGAAGGCGAGTTTGATGTTTTGATTATCGACTCAGCCCCCACCGGTACAGCATTACGCCTGCTAAGTTTACCTGAAATTGGCGGCTGGTATATGCGCCGTTTTTACAAGCCATTTCAAAATATCTCAGTAGCACTGAGACCTTTGGTGGAACCTTTCTTTAAACCAATTGTCGGTTTTTCTCTCCCAGATAAAGAGGTAATGGACGCACCTTATGAGTTTTATGAGCAAATAGAAGCTCTGGAAAAAGTATTAACTGATAATACTCAAACCTCAGTGCGCCTGGTAACTAATCCCGAAAAGATGGTAATTAAAGAATCTCTCCGCGCCCATGCTTATCTAAGTTTATATAATGTAGCTACAGACTTAGTAATTGCTAATCGCATCATTCCCCAGGAAGTCCAAGACCCATTTTTCCAACGTTGGAAGGAAAATCAGCAGCAATATCGCCAGGAAATACATGACAACTTTCTACCTCTACCTGTAAAAGAAGTACCGCTTTTTTCGGAAGAAATGTGCGGTTTAGCTGCCTTAGAACGTCTGAAAGAAACACTCTACAAAGATGAAGATCCAACTCAGATATATTACAAAGAAACAACTATGAAAGTTGTGCAAGTGGACAAACAATATAGTTTGGAAATTTACTTACCTGGGATTGCCAAAAACCAAATTCAACTGAGTAAAAATGGTGATGAATTAAATATTACTATTGGCAACCACCGCCGTAATTTAGTCTTGCCACAAGCTTTAGCTGCACTACAACCAGGGGGAGCTAAAATGGAAGAAGACTATCTGAAGATTCGCTTTAGTGATCATGTAAAAAATTAA
- a CDS encoding PAS domain S-box protein: protein MASEAFPVGDKSVEERLIVIWENMPEAFMEIDTAWRVTSANHQAKQLLNRNTDDLFNKLLWDVFPLETTTQFYQQCHQVIVAKKTVEFEEFYPALNRWLKVRLCPTGNSLLAYFRDITERKELEITLRQQQDFLTVLLDNVQAGIVACDAEGRLQLFNKKAQLLHGLSEQPLFPEEWAEHYDLYLPDGKTLMETANIPLFRALQGQQVDNVEMIIMPKQGITRILSANAQAIVNLHGKKQGAVVVMHDITERKQAEEALRKTEQRYRSVVNNVKEVIFQIDAVGLWTFLNPAWTEITGFSVDESIGTYFLNYVHPDDRQHNLELFQSFIQRQKDDYNHEIRYLTKSGGFRWIQVFARLSLEDDGTILGSSGTLIDITERKQSEEKRVQLAREQVARAAAEVAHRQSAFLAEISAVLASSLDYEQILQSVANLVVPYFADWCCVDLLNDDHSISRVAVAHTDSEKVGLGWEIIQLYPRYLDDGYGISQVMKTGQSEIAVEITDEQLAATIQDPKYLQILRELSLKSVIIVPLKARNRVFGSISFIFTESNRQYSMSDLTLAEDLASRAANAIDNAYLYREAQQARQAAEKAADRTARLQIVTAALSESLTPLQVAEVIVEQSMAVLAANSAMVVLVSKDRKELEIVKAVGYDPDLMESWRKFSINSATPLAEAIRTEEPVWVESSAERIARYPHLAEVYNQYDFNSWISLPLVTEGKSVGGMSLNFPEFKHLSQDDREFILALCRQCAQAIARSQLYEAERQARAEAEKANRIKDEFLAVLSHELRSPLNPILGWTKILRTKRLDAAKTEQALETIERNTKLQAQLIEDLLDVSRILQGKMTLNVAPVNLAATIKAALETVQLAAEVKNIQIETQLNLASGNVSGDSNRLQQVVWNLLSNAVKFTPSGGRVEVQLEQVGMYAQIQVKDTGKGITPEFLPYVFEYFRQEDGATTRKFGGLGLGLAIVRNLTELHGGTVDADSPGENLGTTFTVRLPLNVVKQELSFDHSHLETVINLTGIQILVVDDDPDMRELVEFILIQAGAQVTTAASALQALTLLNQSIPDLLLSDIGMPQMDGYSLIRQIRKYSPQEGGTIPAIALSAYAGEINQQQALQAGFQQHISKPIEPDELIRAIAILIAK, encoded by the coding sequence GTGGCTTCAGAAGCATTCCCTGTAGGCGATAAGTCTGTAGAAGAACGGCTAATAGTCATTTGGGAAAATATGCCTGAAGCATTTATGGAGATAGACACAGCGTGGCGTGTTACCTCTGCGAATCATCAAGCAAAACAGCTTTTAAATAGAAACACAGACGATTTATTCAACAAACTGTTGTGGGATGTATTTCCCCTAGAGACGACAACTCAGTTTTATCAACAGTGTCATCAAGTAATTGTCGCCAAAAAAACCGTTGAATTTGAGGAATTTTACCCAGCATTAAACCGATGGTTGAAGGTGCGGCTCTGTCCTACTGGAAATAGTCTACTGGCATATTTCCGCGATATTACCGAACGAAAAGAATTAGAAATAACGCTGCGCCAACAACAAGATTTTCTCACAGTCCTGCTGGATAACGTTCAAGCCGGCATTGTCGCTTGCGATGCCGAGGGAAGATTACAGTTATTTAACAAAAAAGCGCAATTATTGCATGGATTGTCTGAACAACCGCTTTTTCCCGAAGAATGGGCAGAACATTATGATTTGTATCTGCCGGATGGCAAAACCCTCATGGAAACAGCCAACATTCCCTTGTTTCGGGCATTGCAAGGGCAGCAGGTTGATAATGTCGAAATGATCATTATGCCCAAGCAAGGAATCACACGCATCCTCAGCGCTAACGCTCAAGCAATTGTCAATTTGCATGGTAAAAAACAGGGTGCGGTGGTAGTCATGCACGATATCACCGAGCGCAAACAAGCTGAAGAAGCGCTCCGCAAAACTGAGCAACGTTACCGCTCAGTAGTGAATAATGTCAAAGAAGTAATTTTCCAAATCGATGCCGTCGGGCTATGGACATTTCTCAACCCTGCTTGGACGGAAATTACGGGATTTTCAGTTGATGAAAGTATTGGAACTTATTTTTTAAACTACGTGCATCCCGATGATCGGCAGCATAATTTAGAACTCTTTCAATCTTTCATTCAAAGGCAAAAAGATGACTACAATCATGAAATTCGTTACCTGACGAAAAGTGGAGGGTTTCGTTGGATTCAGGTATTTGCCCGGTTGAGCTTAGAAGACGATGGTACAATCCTGGGGAGTTCAGGAACATTAATAGACATTACCGAACGCAAACAATCTGAGGAAAAACGAGTGCAACTGGCGCGGGAGCAAGTAGCCCGTGCAGCAGCAGAAGTGGCACATCGACAGTCGGCTTTTTTAGCAGAAATTAGTGCTGTGCTGGCATCTTCCTTAGACTATGAACAAATTCTTCAGAGCGTTGCTAATTTAGTCGTACCCTACTTTGCCGACTGGTGTTGTGTTGATTTACTCAATGATGATCACAGCATTAGCCGTGTTGCTGTTGCTCATACTGATTCGGAAAAGGTGGGATTAGGATGGGAAATTATACAACTCTATCCCAGGTATTTGGATGATGGCTATGGCATTTCTCAGGTGATGAAAACTGGACAAAGTGAAATTGCAGTAGAAATTACTGATGAGCAGTTAGCAGCGACCATTCAAGATCCTAAGTATTTGCAAATCTTACGGGAACTGAGCTTAAAATCGGTGATTATTGTGCCATTAAAAGCACGGAATCGAGTTTTTGGCAGCATTTCCTTCATCTTCACCGAGTCTAATCGCCAGTACAGTATGAGTGATTTGACTTTGGCTGAAGATTTAGCTAGTCGAGCTGCAAACGCTATTGATAATGCTTACCTTTATCGAGAAGCACAGCAAGCAAGGCAAGCCGCCGAAAAAGCCGCAGACCGCACGGCTCGCCTGCAAATCGTCACAGCAGCCCTTTCCGAATCTCTCACACCTTTGCAAGTTGCAGAGGTAATTGTCGAACAAAGTATGGCAGTTTTGGCAGCCAATTCGGCAATGGTAGTTTTGGTGAGCAAAGATAGAAAAGAATTAGAAATAGTTAAAGCTGTCGGTTATGATCCCGATTTAATGGAATCCTGGCGAAAATTTTCCATTAATTCCGCTACTCCCTTAGCAGAAGCCATCAGAACTGAAGAACCTGTGTGGGTAGAATCCTCAGCAGAGAGAATTGCTCGTTATCCTCACTTAGCTGAAGTTTACAACCAATACGATTTCAACTCATGGATATCCCTGCCCCTAGTGACTGAGGGTAAGTCTGTGGGCGGAATGTCGCTGAATTTTCCAGAATTTAAGCACCTCAGTCAGGATGATCGCGAATTTATTTTGGCATTATGCCGTCAATGCGCGCAAGCAATTGCCCGATCTCAATTGTATGAAGCAGAACGCCAAGCTAGAGCAGAGGCGGAAAAAGCGAACCGAATTAAAGATGAGTTTTTGGCTGTGCTTTCCCACGAATTGCGATCGCCTCTCAATCCCATTCTCGGTTGGACAAAAATCCTGCGAACGAAGCGCTTAGATGCCGCAAAAACCGAACAAGCCTTAGAAACTATCGAACGCAATACCAAGTTGCAAGCGCAATTAATTGAAGACTTATTAGATGTTTCACGTATCCTCCAAGGAAAAATGACGTTAAACGTCGCTCCAGTTAATTTAGCTGCAACCATTAAAGCAGCCCTAGAAACAGTACAACTGGCAGCAGAAGTCAAGAATATTCAAATCGAGACTCAACTCAACCTGGCTTCTGGAAACGTTTCCGGCGATAGCAACCGCTTACAACAGGTTGTCTGGAATCTGCTCTCTAACGCCGTCAAGTTCACACCATCGGGAGGACGAGTGGAAGTGCAACTAGAGCAGGTGGGGATGTATGCTCAAATCCAAGTCAAAGACACTGGTAAAGGTATCACTCCAGAGTTTTTACCTTATGTGTTTGAATACTTCCGCCAAGAAGATGGCGCAACCACCCGAAAATTCGGTGGATTAGGATTGGGGCTAGCAATTGTCCGCAATTTAACGGAACTGCATGGAGGAACCGTTGACGCAGATAGTCCGGGGGAAAATTTAGGAACAACATTCACCGTCAGGTTGCCGTTAAACGTTGTTAAGCAGGAGCTATCTTTTGATCATAGCCATTTAGAAACTGTAATCAACCTCACAGGTATTCAGATATTGGTTGTGGATGATGACCCAGATATGCGAGAGTTAGTAGAATTCATCCTCATACAAGCTGGCGCACAAGTGACTACAGCCGCTTCAGCATTACAGGCATTAACCCTGTTAAATCAATCTATCCCTGATTTACTTTTGTCTGACATCGGGATGCCACAAATGGATGGCTATTCTCTGATTCGGCAAATTAGAAAATACTCACCCCAAGAGGGAGGAACTATACCCGCGATCGCACTCTCTGCTTATGCGGGTGAAATTAACCAACAACAAGCACTCCAAGCCGGATTTCAACAGCATATTTCCAAACCCATCGAACCCGACGAGTTAATTAGGGCAATTGCCATCTTAATTGCAAAATAA
- a CDS encoding DUF2358 domain-containing protein codes for MDIIEILKEDYQRFPANQTYSIYAEDVYFQDPLTKFRGIKRYQQMIKFIQTWFINPQMDVHDIQHLGDTIKTEWTLSWNTPVPWKPRISISGWSELSLNSASLIISHIDYWHCSPLDVIKQHFSPMQ; via the coding sequence ATGGATATCATTGAAATCCTCAAAGAAGACTATCAAAGATTTCCCGCCAATCAAACATACAGCATTTACGCCGAAGACGTTTATTTTCAAGATCCATTAACTAAATTTCGGGGAATTAAACGCTACCAGCAGATGATTAAATTCATCCAGACATGGTTTATTAATCCCCAGATGGACGTACATGATATCCAACATTTAGGGGACACCATAAAAACAGAGTGGACACTTAGCTGGAATACACCCGTCCCTTGGAAACCCCGCATATCTATCTCCGGGTGGAGTGAATTAAGTCTTAACTCTGCTAGTTTGATTATTTCCCACATCGATTATTGGCATTGTTCACCGCTAGACGTAATCAAACAGCATTTTTCTCCTATGCAATAG